One stretch of Candidatus Bathyarchaeia archaeon DNA includes these proteins:
- a CDS encoding PQQ-binding-like beta-propeller repeat protein, whose amino-acid sequence MSTNLERKNLRQNAINVKSAFALIFVISMLLAISVPGTVAAQGPDTPTFAFLNVAPNPVGVNQPATVVMWLANIPLFYNASTGSVTGNSQVILFEGYSVTVTAPDGSQEILGPYSSDPIASYYLQYVPTVIGKYTFQFHYPGQHVVGYTTTNTLIDSHYLPSDSAEVTLTVQEQQIGGISDVPVPGPDDYWSRPINGENRNWYTISGNWLGTPDSAWFAYNATGPFNPFTTAPDTGHIVWTTQLSSGGLVGGQYGDRSYYTGLSYEERFLPPVIADGQLYYNLPLNNNRQSGGCVCQDLRTGEILWTNNITISFGQIYDYESPNQHGVMPLYLWNTAGPMNTWQMFDGASGTLMLSFNNVSGGGKIVTSDVGDVLDYILDPVNNWLAMWNSSKAIPTPGTEGTNAWQWRPDRFLGQTLDWRNGIQWNVSIAATPKGSSGNLAISRVGSGVILACELIANINPPVVMFVAYDDTTGQEIWAKNITSYTAYNAGVNVGPIIDGVFTWFEEETMETMGFNALTGDLLWTTQPKSNAWGVYSQSYLGAGPPNPTVAYGKIYSTGYDGIYCYDQETGNLDWAFSVPSGFETPYGNYPFYGGVTVADNKVFATTNDHSPDSPMWRGGAMYVLDAFTGKMLWNISGWYAASAVADGYVVAYNNYDSQIYCYGKGQTATTVSAPTIAASFGQPVLIQGTITDQSPGKTCIGVPAAGTPAVSDDCMSAWMEYLYMQKPKPTDATGVSVHLTAIDSNGNTQDLGNVTSDILGNYATSWTPPVPGLYKVTATFEGSSSYYSSKAGTAFIVSETAAPAPITTPTATETATPTAPTPTPMQSVSPSPSEAPQPTSPMPTTTYLAIGAAVVIIVAAAAALFLRKKR is encoded by the coding sequence ATGTCAACAAACTTGGAAAGAAAAAACTTGAGGCAGAACGCTATCAACGTGAAATCTGCGTTTGCTTTGATTTTCGTTATTAGTATGTTGCTTGCAATAAGTGTTCCTGGTACTGTCGCAGCGCAGGGACCCGATACTCCCACCTTTGCTTTTCTGAATGTCGCTCCTAACCCAGTAGGCGTTAATCAACCCGCTACTGTCGTTATGTGGCTAGCAAATATCCCGTTGTTCTACAATGCATCGACCGGAAGCGTAACAGGCAATTCGCAAGTGATCCTGTTCGAAGGTTACTCGGTAACTGTTACCGCACCTGATGGTTCCCAAGAAATTTTAGGACCCTATTCTTCCGATCCAATAGCAAGCTACTATCTGCAATATGTGCCGACAGTAATTGGCAAGTACACGTTCCAGTTCCACTATCCTGGGCAACATGTTGTGGGATACACAACAACAAACACCTTAATCGACAGCCACTACCTACCCAGTGATAGCGCTGAAGTAACGCTAACTGTGCAAGAACAACAAATAGGCGGTATTTCGGATGTCCCCGTTCCCGGACCAGACGACTATTGGAGCAGACCAATTAACGGAGAAAACCGTAACTGGTACACGATTTCTGGGAATTGGTTGGGAACTCCCGACAGCGCATGGTTTGCATACAACGCCACTGGGCCATTCAATCCCTTCACTACTGCCCCCGACACTGGACATATAGTTTGGACAACGCAACTATCTTCTGGCGGCTTAGTTGGCGGGCAATACGGTGACCGGTCTTACTATACCGGTTTGTCTTACGAAGAACGGTTTTTGCCTCCTGTAATTGCGGATGGACAGCTTTACTACAATTTGCCTTTAAACAACAATAGACAATCAGGTGGATGTGTCTGCCAAGACCTCCGTACTGGCGAAATATTGTGGACAAACAACATAACCATTTCCTTTGGTCAAATATATGACTATGAATCGCCAAACCAACACGGCGTCATGCCGCTTTACCTTTGGAATACCGCTGGTCCAATGAATACTTGGCAAATGTTTGACGGAGCTTCAGGCACACTGATGCTAAGCTTCAATAACGTTTCTGGCGGTGGAAAAATAGTAACATCCGACGTTGGCGATGTACTTGATTATATACTTGACCCTGTGAACAATTGGCTGGCAATGTGGAACTCAAGCAAAGCTATCCCCACGCCTGGAACAGAAGGAACCAATGCATGGCAGTGGCGCCCCGACCGCTTCTTAGGGCAGACCTTGGATTGGCGAAATGGTATTCAATGGAATGTGTCTATTGCTGCAACACCTAAGGGGTCTTCAGGTAACCTTGCAATTTCGCGAGTAGGTTCTGGTGTAATCTTGGCATGTGAACTCATCGCTAACATAAACCCGCCTGTTGTCATGTTTGTTGCTTATGACGATACAACCGGACAAGAAATTTGGGCTAAAAACATCACCTCTTATACCGCCTACAATGCAGGCGTTAACGTAGGACCAATAATTGACGGCGTATTCACTTGGTTCGAAGAAGAAACAATGGAGACCATGGGCTTCAACGCTTTAACTGGAGACCTTCTATGGACAACACAGCCAAAATCAAACGCATGGGGCGTTTATAGCCAAAGCTACCTCGGCGCAGGACCACCGAACCCAACTGTTGCATACGGCAAAATCTATTCAACCGGATACGATGGCATTTACTGCTATGACCAAGAAACAGGAAACTTAGACTGGGCTTTCTCGGTGCCCTCAGGGTTTGAAACACCATACGGAAACTATCCCTTCTACGGAGGCGTCACAGTCGCAGACAACAAGGTATTTGCGACCACCAATGACCACAGTCCTGATTCCCCAATGTGGCGCGGCGGAGCAATGTATGTACTTGACGCATTTACAGGAAAAATGCTGTGGAACATATCAGGTTGGTATGCAGCTTCAGCAGTAGCCGACGGATACGTAGTTGCATATAACAACTATGACAGCCAAATCTACTGCTACGGCAAAGGTCAAACAGCCACCACAGTTTCAGCACCGACTATAGCTGCCTCTTTTGGTCAACCAGTCCTTATACAAGGAACAATCACTGACCAATCGCCCGGAAAAACATGCATAGGTGTTCCTGCAGCTGGCACACCCGCAGTTTCTGACGATTGCATGAGTGCTTGGATGGAGTACCTTTACATGCAGAAGCCAAAACCAACTGACGCAACCGGTGTTTCCGTACATCTGACTGCTATCGACTCCAACGGTAACACACAGGACTTAGGCAACGTAACCAGCGACATACTAGGAAACTATGCAACCTCATGGACGCCGCCAGTTCCAGGACTCTACAAAGTAACCGCTACTTTTGAAGGCTCCAGTTCATACTACAGCAGCAAAGCAGGAACCGCATTCATAGTTTCAGAAACAGCCGCCCCCGCCCCCATCACCACACCAACCGCCACCGAAACCGCAACTCCAACAGCACCAACGCCTACACCCATGCAGTCTGTATCGCCTTCACCCAGCGAAGCTCCCCAACCTACCAGCCCAATGCCAACCACGACCTACCTCGCCATCGGTGCAGCAGTCGTAATCATAGTTGCAGCCGCAGCAGCACTGTTTCTGCGTAAAAAAAGATGA
- a CDS encoding TrmB family transcriptional regulator, with translation MLSIKEEDVGTLTRLGLTERQSKVYLALLRLGPSKAEAISKATLVHRQEIYRVALNLQDIGLVERKINTPVMFSAVPIETAIKLLFNSKLTEFNLTRERARKLAKEIHRTDLPVDIHRDNEYFCIISGGDHNGKFKRATETAHTHINLVTTWKRFRLGFSILESSIKAALKRGVAINVLTEKPENDAFPKWVLDALEKQSSRLTIRTMADPAPTMVTIYDDTEVALCINPTFDFRGAHLWSNCVSMITVNQAYFNCMWSKFDLHR, from the coding sequence ATGTTGTCAATTAAGGAAGAAGACGTTGGAACCTTAACTCGGTTAGGTCTCACTGAAAGGCAATCAAAGGTTTACCTTGCTCTTCTTCGGTTAGGTCCCTCTAAAGCTGAAGCAATTTCTAAAGCGACATTGGTTCATAGGCAAGAGATTTACCGCGTAGCCCTGAATCTTCAGGATATAGGTTTAGTGGAGCGAAAGATAAACACACCCGTTATGTTCAGTGCGGTACCAATAGAAACAGCCATCAAACTCCTCTTTAACAGCAAACTAACGGAGTTCAACCTAACTCGCGAAAGGGCAAGAAAACTAGCCAAAGAAATCCATCGTACTGACCTACCGGTTGACATACACAGAGACAATGAGTACTTCTGCATCATCTCCGGAGGAGACCACAACGGCAAATTCAAAAGAGCAACCGAAACAGCTCATACCCATATCAACCTTGTTACTACTTGGAAACGATTCCGTCTGGGCTTCTCCATTCTTGAGAGTTCAATTAAAGCAGCGTTAAAACGGGGCGTTGCCATCAACGTGTTAACCGAGAAACCAGAAAATGACGCCTTCCCAAAATGGGTGCTTGACGCCTTAGAGAAGCAATCTTCACGTTTAACAATTAGAACCATGGCTGACCCTGCCCCAACCATGGTGACAATTTATGATGACACCGAAGTTGCTCTTTGCATTAATCCGACCTTCGATTTCCGCGGGGCTCACTTGTGGTCAAATTGTGTCAGTATGATCACTGTGAATCAAGCATATTTCAATTGCATGTGGTCAAAATTCGACCTCCACAGATAG
- a CDS encoding TrmB family transcriptional regulator, giving the protein MLTNEEIQTLVSAGLTSHQAKVLLTIVQAGKADAKTISKATGLDRSNVYKTILELQEVGIIAKLVQTPSQYTSIPMEQIISTILKEKRVEYQTIQKKAQKLIQQLAYKEEAFSPQQEEYFMIIPSNLPFCNKWANTVKNIQTGIDVIASERREPKDVPVLESYEPLLKRGIKARWLFDRSEKNNKEFMLRVKQFQSLFKYPNFKVRYSISSLRPFAAVKDNNLAVICLDSTSLFKHSRTLWTNNQSIVAALQQRFDMLWNRAEQYEQKGLQPKPNNIILSRAIGTMNKKEKKAK; this is encoded by the coding sequence GTGCTTACAAACGAGGAAATCCAGACATTAGTCTCAGCGGGACTTACGAGCCACCAAGCCAAAGTCTTACTCACAATCGTTCAAGCAGGAAAGGCAGACGCAAAGACTATTTCTAAAGCCACGGGGCTGGACAGGTCAAACGTGTACAAAACAATTCTTGAACTTCAAGAGGTAGGCATCATTGCCAAACTGGTACAAACCCCAAGCCAATACACATCAATTCCAATGGAGCAAATAATTTCAACAATACTTAAAGAAAAAAGAGTGGAATACCAGACGATTCAGAAGAAGGCACAGAAATTAATCCAACAACTTGCATACAAGGAAGAAGCTTTTTCCCCACAACAAGAAGAATACTTCATGATTATCCCGAGCAACTTACCGTTCTGCAATAAATGGGCAAACACAGTTAAAAACATCCAGACAGGGATTGACGTTATTGCTTCCGAAAGAAGAGAGCCCAAAGACGTGCCGGTACTTGAATCATACGAACCCCTTCTAAAACGCGGCATCAAAGCAAGATGGCTTTTTGACAGGTCAGAAAAGAACAACAAGGAGTTTATGTTAAGGGTAAAACAGTTCCAATCGCTCTTCAAATACCCAAACTTCAAAGTACGCTACAGCATTTCCTCACTGAGACCATTTGCTGCCGTAAAAGACAACAATCTAGCGGTAATCTGTTTAGACTCAACCAGCCTCTTTAAACATTCACGAACGTTATGGACAAATAACCAGAGTATAGTTGCCGCGTTACAACAACGGTTCGACATGCTTTGGAACAGAGCAGAACAATACGAACAAAAGGGGTTACAGCCTAAACCCAACAACATTATTTTAAGCCGCGCCATCGGAACTATGAACAAAAAAGAGAAAAAGGCAAAATAG
- a CDS encoding ferredoxin--NADP reductase has protein sequence MKFETSVKEIIPRIDGVSSFRFHRPAELEYKAGQYMLVTIRSGEKELVHAFSISSSPTDEGYIEFTKKFTQHEYSLVLQALKVGDWASIDAPHGQFTFEGEYPKIALLTGGIGITPFKSIITYATKKQLHSNIVLFYGCRNPNEIAFKDELQAMETQNKNLKLVFTVNETAGDWKGSVGNITLDLLKKELPDYKERVFYACGPPGMVTAMQNLIKELGLPETQLKLESFAGY, from the coding sequence ATGAAGTTTGAAACCTCTGTAAAAGAGATAATTCCCCGAATTGATGGCGTGTCAAGTTTTCGTTTTCATCGACCCGCCGAACTGGAATACAAAGCTGGGCAATACATGCTGGTGACTATCCGTTCTGGTGAAAAGGAGTTGGTGCACGCTTTTAGCATTTCCAGCAGCCCCACTGATGAAGGATACATCGAATTCACCAAAAAATTCACCCAACACGAGTATTCCCTTGTTCTCCAAGCCCTCAAAGTCGGTGACTGGGCAAGTATCGACGCTCCTCACGGGCAATTCACCTTTGAAGGGGAATACCCAAAAATTGCCTTGCTCACAGGCGGCATCGGCATCACACCCTTCAAAAGCATAATCACCTACGCCACAAAAAAACAGCTGCACTCCAATATTGTATTGTTTTATGGTTGCCGCAACCCCAACGAAATTGCCTTCAAAGATGAGTTACAAGCGATGGAGACCCAAAACAAGAACCTCAAGTTGGTCTTCACCGTTAACGAAACCGCTGGTGACTGGAAAGGTTCAGTTGGCAACATAACTCTTGACCTCCTCAAAAAGGAGCTTCCTGACTACAAGGAACGTGTTTTCTACGCTTGTGGCCCTCCAGGTATGGTTACCGCCATGCAAAACCTCATCAAAGAGTTGGGGCTGCCCGAGACGCAACTGAAACTGGAATCATTTGCGGGGTACTGA
- a CDS encoding 50S ribosomal protein L10: MPSQLIMQEKAGEVEEIKKWFVDYKSIGIASLNKVRATQLQEFKKSLQGQVYMRVMKNTLMKRAIEKLDNEDIKKIEPLLEGSNILLFTNINPFKLALLLEKGKVKTTAKAGDIAAMDVVVPEGSTGQPPGPIISQLNGVGLPTRIESGSVWVAKDTLVVRKGEEINERLAGVLSKLGIKAVEAGLSMRAAYDGGLIVLEDQLRIDVEATKQTLLQNQSDAFALAMELAYPTAETIQPLLQRAFQRASALSVSAGIITKDTIGDLIRKANAEMTSLNSAVEEATPKA, from the coding sequence GTGCCGTCTCAATTGATCATGCAAGAAAAAGCTGGCGAAGTTGAAGAAATCAAGAAATGGTTCGTGGATTACAAATCCATAGGCATAGCCAGCTTGAACAAGGTTCGTGCAACCCAGCTTCAGGAATTCAAGAAAAGCCTGCAGGGCCAAGTTTACATGCGTGTCATGAAAAACACGCTGATGAAACGTGCCATCGAGAAACTTGACAACGAGGACATCAAAAAAATTGAGCCCCTCCTCGAAGGCTCCAACATTCTCTTGTTCACCAACATTAACCCATTCAAACTGGCTTTGCTGCTAGAAAAAGGCAAAGTGAAAACCACCGCCAAAGCAGGCGACATAGCCGCTATGGATGTGGTTGTTCCTGAAGGCAGCACTGGTCAACCTCCAGGCCCAATCATCAGCCAACTTAACGGTGTGGGTTTGCCCACCCGAATTGAGTCTGGCAGTGTTTGGGTTGCTAAAGATACGCTTGTTGTTCGCAAAGGCGAAGAGATTAACGAGCGTCTTGCTGGTGTTCTTTCTAAGCTTGGTATAAAAGCTGTTGAAGCTGGGCTTTCCATGCGTGCAGCCTACGACGGAGGCTTGATTGTGTTGGAGGACCAGCTGCGCATTGACGTTGAAGCAACAAAGCAGACTCTTTTGCAGAACCAGTCTGACGCGTTTGCCTTAGCCATGGAGCTTGCTTACCCGACCGCGGAGACGATACAGCCACTGTTGCAGAGAGCCTTCCAGAGAGCATCTGCGCTTTCAGTAAGCGCTGGCATCATCACAAAAGACACCATCGGCGACTTGATACGCAAAGCTAATGCTGAAATGACCAGCCTAAACAGCGCCGTGGAAGAAGCAACGCCCAAAGCATAA
- a CDS encoding 50S ribosomal protein L1, translated as MPLDKKTLLNAVKEAKEKAGQKKFNQTVELILDIKEIDMKAPEGKITEVIELPNPTAKPNKVFVVATGELALKARRANADSVIERADLEELVGKKKELRKIATTYDVFISEASLMPMVGRTLGPVLGPRGKMPVPVPPNADVEALIAKHRKTIVVRMRNQPVIQTRVGTQNQSDEELADNILAVLRVLEGKLKRGLKNVDVAFVKTSMGTPIEIKP; from the coding sequence ATGCCCTTAGATAAGAAAACCCTGTTAAATGCTGTGAAAGAGGCAAAAGAGAAAGCTGGGCAGAAGAAATTCAACCAGACTGTAGAGTTAATTCTCGACATCAAAGAAATTGACATGAAGGCTCCTGAAGGCAAAATCACCGAAGTTATTGAGCTTCCCAACCCAACCGCGAAACCCAACAAGGTCTTTGTTGTTGCCACGGGCGAATTAGCCCTCAAAGCAAGGCGCGCAAACGCTGACAGCGTCATTGAACGCGCTGACCTTGAAGAGTTGGTGGGTAAAAAGAAGGAACTGCGCAAAATCGCCACTACTTATGATGTTTTCATTTCTGAAGCCTCCTTGATGCCTATGGTGGGCAGAACTTTGGGTCCTGTTCTGGGTCCACGGGGAAAAATGCCTGTTCCTGTCCCGCCAAACGCGGATGTTGAAGCTTTGATTGCCAAGCATCGCAAAACTATCGTGGTGCGTATGCGTAATCAACCCGTTATCCAAACACGCGTTGGAACCCAAAACCAATCCGACGAAGAATTAGCGGATAACATTTTGGCTGTTCTTCGTGTTTTGGAAGGCAAGCTAAAGCGTGGGTTGAAAAACGTTGACGTTGCTTTCGTGAAAACTTCCATGGGAACTCCCATAGAGATTAAACCTTAA
- a CDS encoding 50S ribosomal protein L11: protein MVENKTVELLVAGGQATAGPPLGPALGPLGLNIMAVVTKINELTKDYAGMKVPVKISVNPEDKTFDVTVGVPTSSALLVSELKIEKGSGTPNSAKVGDISVEQIVRIAKIKRPELLASTLKGAAKEVMGTCVSVGVTVEGKDPREAQKEVDQGTYDDIFSSNE from the coding sequence ATGGTCGAAAATAAAACTGTTGAATTGCTTGTCGCTGGTGGACAAGCAACCGCTGGACCACCATTAGGTCCTGCACTAGGTCCATTAGGCTTAAACATCATGGCCGTTGTCACAAAAATTAACGAATTGACCAAAGATTACGCTGGTATGAAAGTTCCCGTCAAGATATCCGTCAACCCCGAAGACAAAACCTTCGATGTTACCGTTGGTGTCCCCACAAGCTCAGCGTTGCTTGTGTCTGAGTTGAAAATCGAAAAAGGTTCTGGTACACCCAATTCCGCCAAAGTCGGCGACATAAGTGTTGAGCAAATTGTGCGCATAGCCAAAATCAAGCGTCCTGAACTGCTCGCATCAACCCTTAAAGGCGCCGCCAAAGAAGTCATGGGTACCTGTGTAAGCGTAGGCGTTACTGTTGAAGGCAAAGACCCCCGGGAAGCACAGAAAGAAGTTGACCAAGGAACGTACGATGATATATTCAGCAGCAACGAATGA
- a CDS encoding transcription elongation factor Spt5: protein MEKKEEQFQTKIFAVKTTTGQERNVARLLAAKIEMEKIPIKSILVPDTLKGYVFIEADGPHLVEEAIAGVRHVRSRIPGLVSFNEIERYIVRKPVIEDLGEDDVVEITGGPFKGMRAKITRIDKSKGEVTLELLEATFTLPITVHSDYVKLIEKGKRSEE, encoded by the coding sequence ATGGAAAAAAAAGAGGAACAATTTCAAACCAAAATTTTCGCTGTTAAAACAACAACAGGGCAAGAACGAAATGTAGCTCGGCTTTTGGCTGCCAAAATCGAAATGGAAAAAATTCCCATAAAATCCATCCTTGTTCCTGACACATTGAAAGGTTACGTTTTCATCGAAGCTGATGGTCCACACCTTGTAGAAGAAGCAATCGCAGGTGTGAGGCACGTGCGGAGCAGAATCCCCGGGTTAGTCAGCTTCAACGAGATTGAACGCTACATCGTCCGCAAACCCGTCATAGAAGACCTTGGCGAAGACGACGTGGTCGAAATTACTGGTGGACCCTTTAAGGGTATGCGTGCAAAAATCACCCGTATCGACAAATCCAAAGGTGAAGTAACTCTGGAACTGTTGGAAGCGACATTCACCTTGCCTATCACAGTTCACTCAGATTACGTAAAGTTGATTGAAAAAGGAAAGAGAAGTGAAGAATAA
- a CDS encoding protein translocase SEC61 complex subunit gamma, with protein sequence MGIRSWLQQAGRTLKLSQKPDRDELWLSIKITVLGMGAVGLIGFVIKLIATAIPGAA encoded by the coding sequence ATGGGAATCCGTTCATGGCTACAACAAGCAGGTAGGACTTTAAAGCTGTCTCAAAAACCCGACAGAGACGAGCTGTGGCTATCCATAAAAATCACGGTCCTAGGCATGGGTGCAGTCGGCTTGATAGGTTTCGTCATAAAACTCATCGCCACGGCAATACCTGGCGCAGCGTAG
- a CDS encoding PQQ-binding-like beta-propeller repeat protein: protein MNIINKTSKKNLTTLLTTLALILLLAFSTLASITPTATAHTPPIDIPTYAYIVTTPDRVGVGQTASVIFWLNWVPPGSGGTGGDRWRDLEVEVSKPDGSKEILGPFTSDPIGGGYSAYTPDQVGLYTFTFTFPGQVPSMYGPTGIISVNPALWDFIGDNFLPSSATTTLTVQEDPITQLPDYPLPTGYWTRPIEGQNTEWAKIASNWLGGEPSVTYNIQPDGIAPNSAHIMWTKPLQDGGIVGGTYPGEAYYQGDSYEMRFNNPMIINGRLYYDLPLSNAKTGGGYVCVDLLTGEELWWQNWTSSLPAFGQIYDYESINQHGVLPTGILWRTSGTTWEAYDSLTGSWIYTLTGVPSGTNIYGATGEITRYIFDSNNKWLALWNNTAAHGSTNSQDSADYSSTNYFQWRPVGKTIDASQAYSWNVTLPASVPSGSSITYVSPDDLLLCNTPMQAFGGNAAFGTIPYTVFAISLDPLTRGQVLWSKDYDAPDGNITRFLAQVDPVNRVFTTLDKETMQWSGYCLDNGDKLWGPVGDNLRDYTYYDSRGGAAGSSHSLYQGKLYVGGFNGLVYCYDVTNGNLLWTYGNGGEGNSTFSGTETIWGYYPTFLGAFADGKVYTFTQEHSVNMPIYKGASIRCLNATTGEELWTLPGFAASTSFYSRLGAIADGYLAYLNTYDGQVYVVGKGPSEVTVSAPDTAVPMGTPVLIQGTVTDKSAGAQEKVQSGEFNMVPAVSDENMSSWMQYIYMQKPKPTDATGVTVHLTACDPNGNTQEVGTTISNANGMYGIPYDPPVPGMYIITATFEGTESYWGSEATTYLLVTEAPSASIPPPTQPTTSPTSAPPTTTPPMPSTSPSEAPQPTSTTPTMTYVAVAAAIVAIAVIAAAVVLKRRK from the coding sequence GTGAATATTATAAACAAAACAAGCAAGAAAAACTTAACAACGCTTCTGACTACACTCGCCCTGATACTGCTGCTTGCCTTCTCTACTCTTGCATCCATAACGCCTACCGCAACTGCACACACCCCGCCAATCGACATTCCAACCTACGCTTACATTGTAACCACACCCGACCGCGTTGGTGTCGGACAAACCGCCTCAGTTATCTTCTGGCTCAACTGGGTACCCCCAGGCTCAGGAGGAACAGGAGGCGACCGATGGCGCGACTTGGAAGTGGAAGTTTCAAAACCCGATGGCTCTAAAGAAATCCTTGGGCCCTTCACCTCAGACCCCATTGGTGGCGGTTACAGCGCATACACCCCTGACCAAGTTGGCCTCTACACGTTCACTTTCACCTTCCCCGGTCAAGTGCCCTCAATGTATGGTCCTACAGGAATAATCTCTGTGAACCCTGCTTTATGGGACTTTATAGGTGACAACTTTTTACCCAGCAGTGCAACAACCACCCTCACAGTCCAAGAAGACCCCATAACACAGTTGCCTGACTACCCGTTACCCACTGGCTACTGGACACGACCCATTGAAGGACAAAACACTGAATGGGCAAAGATAGCCTCAAACTGGCTCGGCGGAGAACCAAGCGTAACCTACAACATCCAACCTGACGGCATTGCCCCTAACAGTGCACACATAATGTGGACTAAGCCCCTGCAAGATGGCGGAATCGTCGGAGGAACCTATCCTGGCGAAGCATACTATCAAGGTGATTCGTATGAGATGCGGTTTAACAATCCAATGATTATCAACGGAAGACTCTACTATGACCTTCCTTTGAGCAACGCTAAAACTGGCGGCGGCTACGTCTGTGTTGATTTGCTGACTGGTGAAGAGCTTTGGTGGCAGAATTGGACAAGTTCCCTTCCTGCTTTTGGTCAAATCTACGATTACGAGTCAATTAACCAGCACGGTGTACTACCAACGGGTATTCTATGGCGAACCAGCGGAACCACATGGGAAGCTTACGATTCTCTGACTGGAAGCTGGATTTACACGCTAACTGGCGTGCCTTCAGGAACCAACATCTATGGCGCAACAGGCGAAATAACCAGATACATATTTGACAGCAATAACAAGTGGCTGGCTTTATGGAACAACACCGCCGCTCATGGTTCGACGAACTCTCAAGACTCCGCTGATTACTCCAGCACCAACTACTTCCAGTGGCGACCAGTCGGAAAAACCATTGACGCAAGCCAAGCGTACTCTTGGAATGTAACCCTGCCCGCCTCTGTACCTTCAGGGTCAAGCATAACCTACGTTTCACCTGACGACTTGTTGCTCTGTAACACTCCGATGCAGGCTTTTGGAGGAAACGCAGCTTTCGGCACAATCCCCTACACCGTGTTTGCTATAAGCCTTGACCCCCTCACAAGAGGCCAAGTTCTGTGGAGCAAAGATTACGATGCACCCGATGGCAACATAACCCGATTTCTCGCCCAAGTTGACCCGGTCAACCGCGTCTTCACAACCCTTGACAAAGAAACAATGCAGTGGTCAGGCTACTGCTTAGACAATGGAGACAAACTTTGGGGGCCAGTCGGCGATAACCTGCGCGACTACACATATTATGACAGCCGCGGCGGCGCTGCAGGTTCCTCACACTCGCTTTACCAAGGCAAACTTTACGTTGGCGGTTTTAACGGGCTCGTCTACTGCTACGATGTCACAAACGGCAACCTGCTCTGGACGTACGGTAACGGTGGCGAAGGCAACAGCACATTTAGCGGCACCGAAACCATCTGGGGATACTACCCAACGTTCCTTGGTGCTTTTGCAGACGGCAAAGTCTACACTTTTACCCAAGAGCACTCAGTCAACATGCCCATCTACAAGGGCGCTTCGATACGCTGCCTCAACGCCACAACTGGTGAAGAACTTTGGACACTGCCCGGATTTGCCGCCTCAACAAGCTTCTACAGCCGCCTTGGAGCAATTGCAGATGGTTATCTAGCTTACTTAAACACCTATGACGGACAAGTTTACGTTGTCGGTAAGGGACCAAGCGAAGTGACCGTTTCAGCGCCAGACACAGCCGTACCTATGGGAACACCCGTGCTAATCCAGGGAACCGTAACAGACAAGTCCGCTGGAGCCCAAGAAAAGGTGCAGAGCGGCGAGTTCAACATGGTTCCTGCTGTTTCTGACGAAAACATGAGTTCATGGATGCAGTACATTTACATGCAGAAACCAAAACCCACCGACGCAACAGGAGTAACCGTGCACTTAACCGCCTGTGACCCGAACGGTAACACCCAAGAAGTCGGCACAACCATTAGCAACGCAAACGGCATGTACGGAATACCCTACGACCCACCAGTGCCCGGAATGTACATAATCACCGCCACCTTTGAAGGCACCGAATCATACTGGGGTTCCGAAGCAACCACCTACTTGCTGGTGACTGAAGCCCCCTCTGCTTCCATACCGCCCCCAACCCAACCAACCACCTCACCTACGTCTGCACCACCAACAACCACCCCGCCCATGCCTTCCACCTCTCCAAGCGAAGCACCACAACCCACCAGCACTACACCAACAATGACCTACGTCGCAGTAGCTGCAGCCATTGTCGCAATTGCTGTCATTGCAGCAGCGGTTGTTCTTAAGCGAAGAAAGTAG